The Methanocella arvoryzae MRE50 genome includes a region encoding these proteins:
- a CDS encoding glycosyltransferase family 2 protein: MKRIACMHESPYISIIVPVLNEEGSVRELYGEIKTVLQELDVSYEIIFIDDGSTDSTKDILDEIKTVDNGLQVISLQKNYGKAAALSCGFTLAKGNIVITMDGDLQDDPKEIPRFIEALKQYDMVSGWKQKRQDPLTKTLPSSVFNLLTRWLTNVEIHDFNCGFKGYRSGVVKSINLYGELHRYIPALARIAGYKVGEISVNHRQRVHGKSKYGAKRIVRGFIDLITVKFLMSYSQKPLHFFGGIGSIFGITGCAVLTFLVYQWLNGIRIGDRPLLNLGILMIIIGMQFVAIGLIGELIVNLMPRKYWIIKHE, from the coding sequence ATGAAGAGGATAGCCTGCATGCATGAGTCGCCATATATTTCTATAATTGTACCTGTGCTAAATGAAGAGGGAAGTGTCCGTGAACTATATGGTGAAATAAAAACGGTCCTCCAAGAACTTGATGTCAGTTACGAAATAATTTTTATCGATGATGGATCTACGGACAGTACAAAGGATATACTAGACGAAATAAAAACGGTAGATAACGGGTTGCAGGTAATATCCCTTCAAAAAAATTATGGTAAAGCGGCCGCCCTTTCCTGCGGTTTTACCCTAGCTAAGGGTAATATCGTTATAACCATGGACGGAGATTTACAAGATGACCCGAAAGAAATACCGCGGTTTATCGAAGCCTTAAAACAATATGATATGGTGTCTGGTTGGAAACAAAAAAGACAGGACCCTCTGACAAAGACTTTACCTTCGAGCGTATTTAACTTGCTTACAAGATGGTTAACTAATGTCGAAATACATGATTTTAACTGTGGTTTTAAGGGCTATAGGAGCGGCGTTGTAAAATCTATAAACCTCTATGGCGAATTACACCGGTATATCCCTGCCCTTGCCCGTATCGCTGGATACAAAGTAGGTGAGATATCAGTAAACCATAGGCAGCGGGTTCATGGTAAGTCAAAATATGGCGCAAAAAGGATCGTCAGAGGATTTATAGATCTGATCACAGTTAAATTTCTAATGTCATATAGTCAGAAGCCCCTACATTTTTTTGGCGGTATCGGCTCAATATTTGGTATAACGGGATGCGCAGTTTTAACGTTCCTTGTATACCAGTGGTTAAATGGAATAAGGATAGGCGACAGACCTCTGCTTAATCTAGGGATTCTGATGATCATTATCGGGATGCAGTTTGTTGCGATAGGATTAATTGGTGAACTGATTGTAAATTTGATGCCTAGAAAATACTGGATAATAAAACATGAATAA
- a CDS encoding B12-binding domain-containing radical SAM protein: MRVMVLNPPSRVIKNVVRDLIYGCWCSGKRIGGASTPPLNLLYIATVLKSAGHEVTLLDAIGEGRTLEYVKSKICNYDCLIISTSTMSFHEDADILKELKSANPLLTTIIFGSHPTFMPGHCLSEESVDVTVINEPEITIRELVEQIGQGDDRWKSVKGIGYTYNGRPIINESRPFIENLDELPFPDRTLLPQSIDYFHPLVRKMPYATMMTSRGCPGSCNFCTVGRFYGKKIRSRSTGNIISEIEIIHSQGYREIFFRDETFTFFKDRNKKFCEELINRKYNLSWIANARVGTIDYETARLMKQAGCHTIKIGVESGVQRILNNIKKGITVENTKKTFKILKEAGIDTHAHMMIGCPGETRETIDETLKFIKEICPTTVTMAICTPYPGTELFDIIMREHPEIGDGSDRKLSNVHVSGYYNQYFTDLSNEDIEKYLKRVYQSFYLRPAYWMKWMGKIRNADDAKRIMLAGLNVFNFALER; this comes from the coding sequence ATGAGAGTGATGGTGTTAAACCCGCCAAGCCGGGTCATTAAGAATGTCGTCAGAGACTTGATCTATGGGTGCTGGTGTAGTGGTAAGCGAATTGGGGGAGCATCTACTCCCCCGCTGAACCTACTGTATATTGCCACAGTATTGAAGTCAGCAGGCCATGAGGTGACACTGCTGGATGCTATCGGGGAAGGAAGAACACTTGAATATGTAAAAAGTAAAATCTGCAACTATGACTGCTTGATTATATCTACTTCAACTATGAGTTTCCATGAAGATGCAGATATTTTAAAAGAACTAAAATCAGCTAATCCATTGCTGACAACGATTATATTCGGATCACATCCAACCTTCATGCCTGGACATTGCCTATCTGAGGAGTCAGTCGATGTCACAGTAATTAACGAACCAGAGATTACGATAAGAGAGTTAGTCGAACAGATTGGGCAAGGAGATGATAGGTGGAAATCAGTAAAAGGCATAGGGTACACTTACAATGGTAGACCGATCATTAATGAATCCCGCCCGTTTATAGAAAACTTGGACGAATTGCCGTTTCCAGACAGGACACTACTACCGCAATCTATCGATTATTTCCACCCGCTAGTTCGAAAGATGCCGTATGCTACAATGATGACCTCGAGAGGATGCCCAGGTAGCTGTAATTTTTGTACAGTCGGAAGGTTTTACGGGAAAAAGATCCGATCCAGATCAACTGGAAACATCATCTCCGAGATCGAAATCATCCATTCTCAGGGTTATCGTGAGATATTTTTCCGTGATGAAACATTTACATTCTTCAAAGATAGAAATAAAAAATTTTGTGAGGAGCTAATCAATCGTAAGTATAATTTAAGCTGGATAGCTAATGCTCGTGTAGGCACCATAGATTATGAGACAGCCCGATTGATGAAACAAGCCGGATGCCATACGATCAAGATCGGAGTCGAATCCGGAGTACAAAGGATATTAAATAATATCAAGAAGGGCATCACGGTCGAAAACACGAAGAAAACATTCAAAATATTAAAAGAAGCCGGCATTGATACTCATGCGCATATGATGATAGGATGCCCAGGGGAAACCCGTGAAACGATTGATGAAACGCTTAAGTTTATTAAGGAAATCTGCCCTACAACGGTGACTATGGCGATTTGTACACCTTATCCTGGCACCGAACTATTTGATATTATCATGAGGGAACACCCGGAAATAGGAGACGGCAGCGATAGAAAACTTTCTAATGTACACGTGTCCGGATACTATAACCAATACTTTACAGATCTGAGCAACGAAGATATCGAGAAGTACCTGAAGAGAGTATACCAGTCGTTTTATTTAAGGCCGGCTTACTGGATGAAGTGGATGGGAAAAATTCGGAACGCAGATGATGCAAAAAGGATTATGCTGGCAGGTTTAAATGTGTTTAATTTTGCTCTGGAAAGATGA
- a CDS encoding glycosyltransferase family 4 protein codes for MGKKIIICCNAYPPNFIGGAELVAHQQAKALVKMGNDVIVFTGDTKTCGERQSLRKEVYDGLTVYRIHLTPQDYNNEFVNFSHPKVDEYFKTLMDDFRPDIVHFHNLIGLSVGIIHIAKQKGAKTVLTLHDHWGFCFKNTIIKRNSTICTDYSRCEECMPIIPGENHENIPIRMRKDFIRLQMHDIDAFISPSNYLASRYIEAGLPREKFNVIWNGIDVERFYRLQKIPCKGRIRFTFIGYFGHHKGINTLIEALGYLKDTNKFFVNLVGSGDQMDLLKRQVATMGLVNTVKFWGRVDNIDDAYRETDVFILPSIWPENQPVTITEAMAGRIPVIASNNGGVSELIDDGVTGYLFKTGDAADLSQKMAEFIKDPGKICNFGENAYAKIVSNTTERQVSKIVELYDRISHHSASVDNRFSIFACCGKRLNSHSLNAIQMLSTDDNDQTFFIVMSSWLQADQIENSKFFWVVGDIQDMSTLDYALSKSIPLLVPADDSTLKGLCRSGNCGLYYEDAFEAVACIELFTTNEPVRAALGYNGKRYVNISKNCI; via the coding sequence ATGGGAAAAAAAATTATAATATGCTGTAATGCGTATCCCCCAAATTTTATTGGCGGGGCTGAGCTTGTTGCACATCAACAGGCAAAAGCGCTGGTAAAAATGGGAAACGATGTAATCGTTTTTACCGGTGACACAAAAACCTGCGGCGAGAGGCAGTCTCTACGGAAAGAGGTGTACGACGGTCTCACAGTCTACCGTATACACCTGACTCCTCAGGACTACAATAACGAATTCGTCAACTTTTCTCATCCAAAAGTCGATGAATATTTTAAAACCCTGATGGATGACTTCAGGCCGGATATAGTACACTTCCATAACCTTATCGGGCTCTCTGTAGGTATCATTCACATCGCCAAGCAAAAGGGTGCTAAAACTGTTTTAACCCTTCACGATCACTGGGGCTTCTGCTTTAAAAATACGATTATTAAACGCAATTCAACGATATGTACAGATTATTCACGCTGTGAAGAATGTATGCCTATAATACCTGGTGAAAACCATGAAAATATTCCGATCAGGATGAGAAAAGACTTCATCAGGCTGCAGATGCACGATATCGATGCGTTCATATCTCCCAGCAACTATCTTGCCAGCCGGTACATTGAGGCGGGTTTACCCCGAGAAAAATTTAATGTTATCTGGAATGGAATCGATGTCGAGCGTTTCTACCGGCTACAAAAAATACCGTGTAAAGGCCGCATCAGGTTTACTTTTATTGGTTACTTTGGACACCATAAAGGCATCAACACCTTGATCGAGGCGCTTGGATACCTCAAAGATACTAACAAATTTTTTGTTAACCTAGTAGGAAGTGGCGATCAAATGGACCTTCTAAAGCGGCAGGTGGCTACGATGGGCTTGGTTAACACAGTCAAATTTTGGGGCCGGGTTGATAATATCGATGATGCATACCGGGAAACCGATGTTTTCATCCTGCCCTCTATATGGCCGGAGAATCAACCGGTCACTATAACCGAAGCGATGGCTGGCAGGATCCCTGTCATTGCCTCAAACAACGGGGGTGTTTCTGAATTAATAGATGATGGGGTGACCGGATATCTATTTAAGACTGGCGATGCAGCGGATCTATCCCAGAAAATGGCGGAGTTTATCAAGGACCCCGGGAAAATATGCAACTTTGGTGAAAATGCATACGCTAAGATTGTCAGCAACACAACCGAGCGTCAGGTCTCTAAAATTGTAGAGTTATATGATCGCATATCTCATCATTCTGCTTCCGTCGATAACCGTTTCTCGATATTCGCCTGCTGCGGAAAACGTCTGAACTCTCACTCTCTGAATGCAATTCAAATGCTCTCCACAGATGATAATGATCAAACATTTTTCATCGTAATGAGCAGCTGGCTTCAGGCTGATCAGATCGAAAATTCAAAATTCTTCTGGGTAGTCGGAGATATCCAGGATATGAGTACATTGGATTACGCTCTATCTAAAAGTATTCCGCTCCTTGTTCCTGCGGATGACAGTACGCTGAAAGGTTTGTGCCGTTCAGGTAACTGCGGCCTTTATTATGAAGATGCTTTTGAGGCGGTTGCCTGTATAGAATTATTTACTACAAATGAGCCTGTCCGGGCAGCCTTAGGGTATAATGGTAAACGGTATGTGAACATCTCAAAAAATTGCATTTAA
- a CDS encoding class I SAM-dependent methyltransferase encodes MPEESGNLRKYRNKNPLLQILIKKFIKSIHAYIYSLDVDYILDAGCGEGIIMKSLHGRNLCGIDISTKAIALAKEMNPGSNVFCGTLYSLPFKDESFDLILSIETLEHLYAPENALRELKRVTKKYCIVSVPNEPFFCMMNLLRGKNISRLGNDVEHLQKWGRTDLCRLIEPYFEIVDVKTPFPWIVVLCKKK; translated from the coding sequence ATGCCAGAAGAAAGTGGTAATTTGCGTAAGTATCGGAATAAAAATCCGCTGCTTCAGATTTTAATAAAAAAGTTTATTAAAAGTATACATGCGTACATATATTCTTTAGATGTAGATTATATCCTTGATGCTGGGTGTGGAGAAGGGATTATAATGAAAAGCCTCCATGGCCGAAATCTCTGTGGCATAGATATCTCCACAAAGGCAATTGCGTTAGCCAAAGAGATGAACCCTGGCTCAAACGTATTTTGTGGAACATTATATTCGCTGCCTTTTAAAGACGAAAGTTTTGATCTTATTTTATCAATCGAAACTCTCGAACATCTGTATGCACCTGAAAATGCACTCCGGGAACTAAAAAGGGTGACTAAAAAGTATTGCATAGTTAGTGTACCTAACGAGCCATTTTTTTGTATGATGAACCTTCTACGGGGGAAAAATATCTCCCGGCTTGGTAATGATGTTGAACATCTTCAGAAATGGGGTCGTACCGATTTGTGTCGTCTTATCGAGCCTTATTTTGAGATCGTCGATGTAAAAACGCCGTTCCCTTGGATCGTTGTGTTATGCAAGAAAAAATAA
- a CDS encoding ArnT family glycosyltransferase, with translation MHSQINRKNLIIVTVLFSIALLIRLFLVSKYLDEWDSVQYALSLHEFNLEIHQPHPPGYPSYVFLATVINWILQNDTLTLNMLSVFSGALSVVFTYLLGKEMYNEKVGIISAIIISLTPAHLVFSIIAMTDIVFLMFLTASVYCLYIGLRSNKLLYIGAFLATYAVGIRPQNFILVAILLIAFLYWKKEIVPIIKSIIFAAIGGLIWFVPASLLSGGVINYLRLARTQIDAIERFVYTVKTIENYFTILLDGWTISILIFAAIVIMAGVIAIRKNVITIKHIEKNSTLLILWIVIASLVYISIYQLYISRYLLPIFAPLSIIFGASIVWLTDNIRYSNIKKIIYVCASIAVIIMAYQALSHAYLLSNITPAPIQACDYIKYNYSPHDTMLVATDSYRHFQYYLPNFNAHYNLPKYANILNKNTSTIVSDIPLSIADPVVVQKYHRSYDIYQKHDNVSLYQTNLYLEPFASTGFYYPEYDGNFFRWMTNDSEIWIYSPTECQGVFCFEIRSINKPRHLFVELNNATVYESIVSPEYSVITIPVNLVPGDNTIKMFSNEDNIRPCDVEGTVSNDDRQLAFAIRGTSFIEANKTLYIDIGKYKYSPCLRTGFSSPEKWSDELDIVWSSGNQSELFIVSTQFLDNSSQTITLTMKCLPFLYDSSNRMIEIYVNNNYVGQISITEGWNQYTVEISREYIVENGYNTITFKYGDTTSPREAGVSDDPRPIAIAWDWVELK, from the coding sequence ATGCATAGTCAAATTAATAGAAAAAATTTAATAATAGTAACGGTGCTATTTTCCATTGCACTTCTGATTCGGTTATTTCTAGTATCCAAGTATTTAGACGAATGGGACAGCGTTCAATATGCTCTGAGTTTACACGAATTTAACTTAGAGATTCATCAACCACATCCTCCAGGATACCCGAGTTATGTATTCCTTGCCACAGTAATAAATTGGATACTTCAAAACGATACGCTAACATTAAATATGCTTAGCGTGTTTTCTGGAGCTTTATCAGTTGTTTTTACATATCTCCTAGGAAAAGAGATGTATAATGAAAAAGTTGGGATCATATCAGCTATCATTATTTCTCTTACTCCGGCCCATCTTGTATTCAGTATCATAGCAATGACTGATATTGTATTTTTAATGTTTTTAACTGCATCAGTATATTGTTTGTATATCGGCTTGAGATCTAACAAATTATTATATATAGGGGCGTTTCTAGCAACATATGCAGTTGGAATTAGGCCACAAAATTTTATTCTGGTAGCCATACTACTAATAGCATTTCTGTACTGGAAAAAAGAGATAGTACCAATAATAAAATCAATAATTTTTGCTGCAATAGGGGGCTTGATTTGGTTTGTACCGGCTTCACTGCTAAGTGGGGGAGTTATAAATTACCTACGTCTGGCAAGGACACAAATCGATGCTATAGAAAGATTCGTATATACAGTAAAAACGATAGAAAATTATTTTACTATATTACTGGATGGATGGACTATCAGTATACTGATATTCGCAGCTATTGTGATTATGGCTGGAGTAATCGCCATAAGAAAGAATGTAATAACTATTAAACATATAGAAAAGAATAGTACGTTATTAATACTATGGATAGTAATAGCATCATTAGTATATATTTCCATATATCAGCTTTATATTTCCAGATATCTCCTCCCGATATTCGCACCACTTTCAATTATATTTGGTGCATCAATAGTATGGTTAACTGACAACATAAGATATAGTAACATAAAGAAAATTATATATGTGTGCGCTTCGATCGCAGTTATTATCATGGCATACCAAGCGCTCAGCCATGCATATTTGCTTTCAAATATTACACCCGCGCCAATTCAAGCTTGTGATTATATAAAATACAATTATTCGCCACATGATACAATGTTAGTTGCCACAGATTCATACAGACATTTCCAATACTACCTGCCAAATTTTAACGCACATTATAATTTACCGAAGTATGCCAATATTTTAAATAAGAATACTTCTACTATTGTTAGTGACATCCCCCTATCGATCGCAGATCCAGTAGTAGTCCAGAAATATCATCGTTCATATGATATTTACCAAAAACATGATAATGTCAGCCTTTATCAGACAAATTTATATCTTGAGCCATTTGCGAGTACAGGTTTTTATTACCCAGAATATGATGGTAATTTTTTCCGGTGGATGACCAATGATTCGGAAATTTGGATTTATTCACCTACCGAATGTCAGGGCGTATTTTGCTTTGAGATACGATCGATAAACAAACCTCGGCATTTGTTCGTAGAATTAAATAATGCCACAGTATATGAATCGATAGTAAGCCCAGAGTATTCTGTTATTACCATACCAGTAAACCTGGTCCCGGGTGATAATACCATCAAGATGTTTTCAAATGAAGACAATATACGACCCTGCGATGTTGAGGGAACAGTTAGTAACGATGACCGTCAGTTAGCATTTGCGATTAGAGGTACTTCTTTTATTGAAGCTAATAAAACATTATATATAGATATTGGAAAATACAAGTATAGTCCATGTCTGCGTACTGGATTTTCGTCTCCGGAGAAGTGGTCCGACGAACTTGATATTGTTTGGTCATCGGGCAATCAATCAGAGTTATTTATTGTATCGACACAGTTTTTGGACAATTCATCCCAGACTATAACGCTAACTATGAAATGTTTACCATTCCTGTATGACTCTTCGAACAGGATGATTGAGATATATGTGAATAACAATTACGTCGGTCAGATAAGTATAACAGAAGGATGGAATCAGTATACGGTAGAAATATCTCGTGAATACATTGTGGAAAATGGGTATAACACAATCACTTTTAAATATGGTGATACCACGTCCCCCAGAGAAGCAGGAGTTAGCGATGACCCGAGACCCATTGCCATTGCCTGGGATTGGGTAGAACTTAAGTAG
- a CDS encoding transposase yields MLEAVDYQRFQYLEKNNKMGRPPQYSRIALLRAIPHMELANLPSVRELVRMLRSDTYKMWILGFDHLPSEARSSFGKISYSSYRIRVFRMDMFKYQ; encoded by the coding sequence ATGCTGGAGGCAGTTGACTATCAGCGTTTCCAGTACCTTGAGAAAAATAATAAGATGGGCAGACCTCCCCAGTATAGTCGGATCGCCTTGCTACGAGCAATTCCCCATATGGAGCTGGCAAATTTACCGAGCGTTCGCGAACTGGTAAGAATGCTCCGCAGTGACACATATAAAATGTGGATTCTCGGCTTCGACCATCTGCCGAGTGAAGCACGATCATCATTTGGAAAAATCTCCTATTCATCATATCGAATACGAGTTTTTAGAATGGATATGTTTAAATATCAATAG